From the genome of Streptomyces sp. JH34:
CTACGACAAGGCGCTCTCCGACCAGGAGGTGACCGCGCTCCACGACGGCGAACAGCCGTAAGCAGCACCCCCGCAGGACCGCTCCCGGCGGCGCGCGCACAGGCCGCGCCGCCGGGAGCTCCGGCCGTTGCCGTTGCCGTGCGTGCGCCTCACCCGGCCGCGGCGACGTCGGTGACGGCGCGGGCGAAGGCATGGACCTTCGCGCCGGCCGTGCGGGTGGGCCAGAGCAGGGCGTAGCGGATCGGTGGGGCGTCGCGGAACGGGACGTAGACGACGTCCCGACGGGCGTAGAAGGCGGCTGCCAGGGTGCAGGTGGGAGTGACACCCCTGCCCGATCCCACCAGCGTGAGGAAGTCCTGCCAGCTCGCGGCGACCGGGCCGGGAGGAACAGGGCGGCCACCGGGCGTGTGCTGCGGGAAATGGGCGTCGAGGAAGACCTGTGACATGCCGGCGGGTCTGATCAGCGGCGCCAGCGTGAGGTCCTCCAGGCCGACCGTGTCGCGCGTGGCCAGAGGATGATCCGCCGGGACCGCGAGCGCGCGCGGCGCCGTGCACACGGTCGGCCCCACGGTGATGCCGGGCTCCTCGACGGGAAGCTCGGCCAGATGCAGGTCGACCCTGCCCGAGCGGAGTGACCGTGAGGTGGCGCCGTAGGAGTCCTCCAGGATCTCCACCGAGCACTCGGGGTGACGCGTGCGCAGCCGGTCGACGGCCCTGAGGAGGAGGCTGCCGTTCCAGGCGGCGGTGTAGCCGACTGCCAGCCGGCCCGTGAGGCCGCGGGCGGTCTCGGTGGCGCGGCTGATCGCCTCCTGGATCCCCCGGTGGTGCGGTTCCAGCTCGGTGCGCAGTTGCCGGCCAAGCGAGGTGAGGGCGACCCGACGGCTGGAGCGGTCGAAGAGGGGCGCGCCGATGCGACGTTCGATGCCCTTGATGGTCTGGCTGACCCTGCCCTGCGACACGCCCAGCCGTGCACCCGTACGCCCGAAGTGCAGTTCCTCAGCCAGCGCCAGGAACGCCTCGATCTCATGCCGCTCCACCGGCGCCTCCGTCATTAGCTGGGCTCATCCATACTTTCGCATTCCGATCTTGCTCCGTCCCCCCGGGTCCGCGATCGTGTACGGACGTGCGCCGGTTCCCTGCGGCGAGAGGGCTCTTTGACGAGGTGGAGGGACGCAGCCGTGCCGTCGTTCAGTGAGGAAGAGATCGCCTACATGGCGTCGCAGCGACTTGCCCGGATCTCGACGGCGGCGCCGGACGGGCAGCCGGACGTCTCCCCGGTGGGGTTCGAGTTCGACGGGACACACCTGTTCGTGGGCGGTGGCGATCCCGTCAGGACCCGCAAGTTCCGCAATGTACGGGCCGGCAACGACAAGATCGCGATCGTCATCGACGACGTGGTCACCACCGACCCGTGGGCGCCGCGCTACCTGCGGATCTACGGAGTGGCCGAACTGGTCGAGCGGCGGACGCCGTCCGGAACGGCGCCCTGCATGAAGATCACCCCGACCGTCTCGTGGAGCTGCAACCTGGAGGGGAAGCCGCTGACGGCCGACCGGCGGGTCCGGCGGACCGTGCACTGACACCGGACCGCCGGGGCGACGCCCCGGCGCGGTACGGAAACCCCGTGGCCGGGGCCGGATCCCGGGCCCGCCGCGGACACACCCCGAGGAAGGAACACCGAGCGATGCCCCTGGTACCGGCCGACCCGAACGTGGTGCACCCCATGCCCGAGCAGCCACGGGTCGTGCTGCTCAAACCCCTCGTCACCTCCCCGCTCATCGAGGTCGGTGACTTCTCGTACTACGACGACCCCGACGAGCCGACCGCGTTCGAGACCCGCAACGTGCTCTACCACTACGGGCCGGAGAAGCTGGTCATCGGGAAGTTCTGCGCCCTGGGTGAAGGGGTGCGGTTCATCATGAACGGCGCCAACCACCGTATGGACGGCGCGTCCACCTTCCCGTTCCCGATCATGGGCGGCTCGTGGGCGGAGCACTTCGACCTGATCACCGGCCTGCCCGGTCGCGGTGACACCGTCGTCGGCAACGACGTGTGGTTCGGGTACCGGTCGACGGTGATGCCCGGCGTGAGGATCGGGCACGGCGCGATCATCGCCTCCGGCGCCGTGGTCGTGGACGACGTGCCCGACTACGGAGTGGTGGGCGGCAATCCTGCCCGCCTCATCCGCCGTCGTCACGGGGACGAGGACATCGAGCGGCTGCTGCGGGCCGCCTGGTGGGACTGGCCCCTGGAGCACATCACCCGGCACGTGCGCACGATCATGGCCGGCTCCGCCGCCGAACTGGAGGCCGCCGCACCGCCGATGTGATGCTCAGAGGTGGTTTCCCGTGTCCGGAGAGATCGCG
Proteins encoded in this window:
- a CDS encoding CatB-related O-acetyltransferase; the protein is MPLVPADPNVVHPMPEQPRVVLLKPLVTSPLIEVGDFSYYDDPDEPTAFETRNVLYHYGPEKLVIGKFCALGEGVRFIMNGANHRMDGASTFPFPIMGGSWAEHFDLITGLPGRGDTVVGNDVWFGYRSTVMPGVRIGHGAIIASGAVVVDDVPDYGVVGGNPARLIRRRHGDEDIERLLRAAWWDWPLEHITRHVRTIMAGSAAELEAAAPPM
- a CDS encoding PPOX class F420-dependent oxidoreductase, encoding MPSFSEEEIAYMASQRLARISTAAPDGQPDVSPVGFEFDGTHLFVGGGDPVRTRKFRNVRAGNDKIAIVIDDVVTTDPWAPRYLRIYGVAELVERRTPSGTAPCMKITPTVSWSCNLEGKPLTADRRVRRTVH
- a CDS encoding LysR family transcriptional regulator, coding for MTEAPVERHEIEAFLALAEELHFGRTGARLGVSQGRVSQTIKGIERRIGAPLFDRSSRRVALTSLGRQLRTELEPHHRGIQEAISRATETARGLTGRLAVGYTAAWNGSLLLRAVDRLRTRHPECSVEILEDSYGATSRSLRSGRVDLHLAELPVEEPGITVGPTVCTAPRALAVPADHPLATRDTVGLEDLTLAPLIRPAGMSQVFLDAHFPQHTPGGRPVPPGPVAASWQDFLTLVGSGRGVTPTCTLAAAFYARRDVVYVPFRDAPPIRYALLWPTRTAGAKVHAFARAVTDVAAAG